One Malus domestica chromosome 11, GDT2T_hap1 genomic region harbors:
- the LOC103425161 gene encoding protein SRG1-like encodes MLSMEEKAFAEKSLYGGSLPVPSVQELVQKPILTIPPRYIQPYHQEIISSDHHAHQIPSIDMQKLLSQESTISESELARLHFACQEWGFFQLVNHGVSSSLLEKMKTETQEFFNLPMEEKKIFSQQPGDIEGFGQSFVVSEDQKLDWADTFVLTTLPVQLRKPHLLPKLPSPFRETIETYSLELKKLAMTILSQMEKALQMETNEVTNIFEGALQAVRVNYYPPCPQPGKVLGLTPHSDGGALTILLQVNEMDGLQVKKDGIWVPVKPLPDAFIVNIGDVLEVITNGTYRSIEHRAIVNSEKERLSIATFYNPRVDGEIGPASSLITEKTPAAFKRLSVEEYLKAIFDRKLHGKSFLDELRIK; translated from the exons CTTCCTGTTCCTAGTGTTCAAGAATTAGTACAGAAGCCAATACTCACAATCCCACCCAGATACATACAGCCTTATCATCAAGAGATCATCAGTTCTGATCATCATGCTCATCAAATCCCATCCATTGACATGCAGAAATTGCTTTCCCAAGAATCAACCATTTCTGAATCTGAACTAGCCAGGCTACATTTTGCTTGCCAAGAGTGGGGTTTCTTTCAG TTGGTAAACCATGGTGTGAGCTCTTCCTTGTTGGAGAAAATGAAGACAGAAACTCAAGAGTTCTTCAACCTACCCATGGAAGAGAAGAAAATATTTTCGCAACAGCCAGGAGAcattgaaggttttggacaatcTTTTGTAGTTTCTGAAGACCAAAAACTCGATTGGGCTGACACTTTCGTCTTGACCACCCTTCCTGTCCAACTGAGGAAGCCTCACCTACTCCCAAAACTCCCTTCTCCTTTCAG AGAGACTATAGAAACTTACTCATTGGAACTGAAAAAGCTAGCCATGACTATCCTATCACAAATGGAAAAAGCTTTGCAGATGGAAACCAATGAAGTGACCAACATATTCGAAGGTGCATTGCAAGCGGTGAGGGTGAACTATTACCCTCCGTGTCCTCAGCCGGGGAAAGTCCTCGGTCTGACCCCTCACTCTGATGGTGGAGCTCTCACCATCCTCCTACAAGTCAATGAAATGGATGGCCTCCAAGTAAAGAAAGATGGGATTTGGGTTCCTGTGAAGCCACTACCAGATGCCTTTATTGTGAATATTGGAGACGTTCTAGAG GTTATAACAAATGGGACGTATCGTAGCATTGAACATCGTGCAATTGTGAACTCTGAAAAAGAAAGGCTCTCAATCGCCACATTTTACAACCCCAGAGTTGATGGTGAAATCGGCCCAGCCTCTAGCTTGATTACTGAGAAAACACCTGCAGCATTTAAAAGGCTGAGTGTTGAAGAATATTTGAAAGCAATTTTTGATCGTAAGCTTCATGGAAAGTCTTTTCTTGACGAATTGAGGATTAAGTAA
- the LOC103437910 gene encoding protein SRG1-like — translation MEEKAFAGKSLYGGSLPVPSVQELVQKPILTIPPRYIQPHHQEIICSDHHAHQIPSIDMQKLLSQESTISESELARLHFACQEWGFFQLVNHGVSSSLLEKMKTETQEFFNLPMEEKKKFSQQPGDIEGFGQSFVVSEDQKLDWADTFVLTTLPVQLRRPHLLPKLPSPFRENLETYSLELKKLAMTILSQMEKALQMETNEATNIFEGALQAVRVNYYPPCPQPGKVLGLTPHSDGGALTILLQVNEMDGLQVKKDGIWVPVKPLPDAFIVNIGDVLEIITNGTYRSIEHRATVNSEKERLSIATFYNPGVDGEICPASSLITEQTPAAFKRLSVKEYFKAFFQRKLHGKSFLDELRIK, via the exons ATGGAAGAAAAGGCATTTGCAGGGAAGAGCTTGTACGGTGGTTCTCTTCCTGTTCCTAGTGTTCAAGAATTAGTACAGAAGCCAATACTCACAATCCCACCCAGATACATACAGCCTCATCATCAAGAGATCATTTGTTCTGATCATCATGCTCATCAAATACCATCCATTGACATGCAGAAATTGCTTTCCCAAGAATCAACCATTTCTGAATCTGAACTAGCCAGGCTCCATTTTGCTTGCCAAGAGTGGGGTTTCTTTCAG TTGGTAAACCATGGTGTGAGCTCTTCCTTGTTGGAGAAAATGAAGACAGAAACTCAAGAGTTCTTCAACCTGCCCatggaagagaagaaaaaatttTCGCAACAGCCAGGAGAtattgaaggttttggacaatcCTTTGTAGTTTCTGAAGACCAAAAACTCGATTGGGCTGACACTTTCGTCTTGACCACCCTACCTGTCCAACTGAGGAGGCCCCACCTACTCCCAAAACTCCCTTCTCCTTTCAG AGAGAATTTAGAAACTTACTCATTGGAACTGAAAAAGCTAGCCATGACTATCCTATCACAAATGGAAAAAGCTTTGCAGATGGAAACCAATGAAGCGACCAACATATTCGAAGGTGCATTGCAAGCGGTGAGGGTGAACTATTACCCTCCGTGTCCTCAGCCGGGGAAAGTCCTCGGTCTGACCCCTCACTCTGATGGTGGAGCTCTCACCATCCTCCTACAAGTCAATGAAATGGATGGCCTCCAGGTAAAGAAAGATGGGATTTGGGTTCCTGTGAAGCCACTACCAGATGCCTTTATTGTGAATATTGGAGACGTTCTAGAG ATTATAACAAATGGGACTTATCGTAGCATTGAACATCGTGCAACTGTGAACTCTGAAAAAGAAAGGCTCTCAATCGCCACATTTTACAACCCCGGAGTTGATGGTGAAATCTGCCCGGCCTCTAGCTTGATCACTGAGCAAACGCCTGCAGCATTTAAAAGGCTGAGTGTCAAAGAATATTTCAAAGCATTTTTTCAACGCAAGCTTCATGGAAAGTCTTTTCTTGACGAATTGAGGATTAAGTAA
- the LOC139189550 gene encoding uncharacterized protein has translation MSGINRRFIPQWFDEFDWLEYSVSKDAAFCLYCYLFKTNFEQVGSEAFTGDGFKNWKKGRERFKMHVGPVGSVHNKAREAATNLMNQATHIETVVSKHSDQARKAYRTCLIASIKCTKFLLRQGLPFRGHDESATSSNRGNYLELLQFLADNNDKVREVVMENAPGNLKLLAPSIQKEIVNSCALETLDAIMDGLKDRFFSILVDEARDVSVKEQMAMVLRYVDDNGHVIERFVGIQHVTDTTSSSLKDAIDTLFSRYGLSISKLRGQGYDGASNMRGELNGLKTKILREQPCAYYVHCFAHQLQLALVAVAKNNIDIASFFATANNVVNHVGASCKRCDSLRGQLQEELVIAFENDCLITGRGLNQETSLKRAGDTRWNSHYGTLISIISMFSSVVHVLQMVIDDNPNESAGEANTLMRVILTFEFVFHLFLMKVILGLTNDLSQALQRKDQEIVNAMALVKSCKEKLYWMRNNGFDALVDEVSSFCEKHHIDVPNMEEAFILPGRSRRYAPIKTNHHHYRVELFIYVIDEQITELEDRFNEYQNAEETYTRGALCTRVTQTILLDLNEKS, from the exons ATGTCGGGAATTAATCGACGCTTCATTCCCCAATggtttgatgagtttgattggttggagtatagtGTATCTAAAGATGCGGCATTTTGTCTCTATTGCTATctctttaaaaccaattttgaaCAAGTGGGTAGTGAAGCTTTCACTGGAGATGGATTTAAGAAttggaagaaagggagagaaagatttaaGATGCATGTTGGACCGGTTGGGAGTGTTCATAATAAGGCTAGAGAAGCTgctacaaatttgatgaatcaaGCTACACATATTGAAACGGTAGTGAGCAAACACTCTGACCAAGCTCGTAAGGCTTATCGCACATGCTTGATTGCTTCAATCAAGTGCACTAAGTTTTTATTGCGACAAGGTCTTCCTTTTCGTGGCCATGATGAAAGTGCCACTTCAAGCAATAGGGGAAATTACTTGGAGTTATTGCAATTCCTTGCagataataatgataaagttagagaagttgtgatggaaaatgctccggggaatctcaaattactagctccttccattcaaaaagaaattgtgaattcatGTGCCCTTGAAACACTTGATGCTATCATGGATGGTCTAAAAGATAGATTCTTTTCAATATTGGTGGATGAAGCACGTGATGTGTCTGTGAAAGAGCAAATGGCTATGGTGTTGCGTTATGTGGATGACAACGGGCATGTAATTGAAAGATTTGTGGGTATCCAACATGTTACCGACACTACTTCAAGTTCACTAAAGGATGCTATTGACACATTGTTTTCTCGCTACGGTTTGAGCATTTCCAAGCTACGAGGACAAGGTTATGATGGTGCTAGCAATATGAGAGGTGAGTTGAAtggccttaaaacaaagatattgagagaacaaccttgtgcatattatgttcattgctttgctCATCAACTTCAACTAGCTCTTGTTGCCGTAGCAAAGAATAATATAGACATTGCCTCTTTTTTTGCAACGGCTAATAATGTGGTTAATCATGTTGGAGCATCTTGTAAGCGGTGTGATTCACTTAGAGGGCAACTTCAAGAAGAGCTTGTGATAGCTTTTGAAAATGATTGTCTTATAACGGGGCGAGgcttaaatcaagaaacaagtcTCAAACGTGCCGGTGACACACGATGGAACTCACACTATGGTACCTTGATTAGCATCATTTCTATGTTTTCATCCGTGGTTCATGTGCTTCAAATGGTTATTGATGATAATCCCAATGAAAGTGCGGGTGAAGCAAATACGTTAATGAGAGTGATACTtacttttgagtttgtgtttcaccttttcttgatgaaagtcatattgggactcacaaatgatttgtcacaagcattgcaaaggaaagatcaagaaattgtgaatgcaatggctTTAGTGAAATCATGCAAGGAAAAGCTATATTGGATGAGGAATAATGGGTTCGATGCATTGGTTGATGAAgtatcttctttttgtgaaaaacatcatATTGATGTTCCTAACATGGAAGAGGCATTTATACTTCCAGGGAGGTCAAGGCGTTATGCTCCAATAAAGACAAATCATCATCATTATCGTGTGGAGCTCTTTATTTATGTCATTGATGAGCAAATTACGGAGTTAGAGGATCGCTTTAATGAG TATCAAAACGCCGAAGAGACATACACGAGGGGGGCTCTTTGCACTCGAGTTACACAAACAATTTTGCTGGACCTGAATGAAAAAAGTTGA